A genomic segment from Luteibacter aegosomatis encodes:
- a CDS encoding ATP-binding response regulator — MRDVPVSWLEKVWRRTSLVQRLTCVALVPTAISAVLLVTLLTRHQMDTLHEMGRSTADAIAQQASSVSGDALRDGQRRDLGRIAQSIVQLPQVARVRIADPDGEILADRVNGSVDDDESLTVSRDVLDPVNHRVVGSVTVDVSVEDAVSAQRASVHNALLWLSLSLFIAIGIGWSTARWLSAPLRNLAIAVRQLGLGDRTVVVPVTDDTEIGDLQRGFNGAASKLLHAQIGMEREIAQATEELARKNAALEAASVAKARFLAAASHDLRQPLYALTLFSSGLAVDEFDPVRLNRIAHIQECVEALDHLFSELLDLSRLETGAMPPVIRDVALDEVFEEVSVNFRMVAEQHDLRLVVRTTGLWVRSDRTMVARILNNLVSNALRYTRCGGVLVGARRRLDGTVRVDVWDTGLGIAQEHQRHIFDEFYRVESGPEAGRPEGTRRGLGLGLSTVQRLAGLLGTQASVRSTLGKGSVFSVTLPEVQPGVQEIAPAPLSEPAPRRDITGMRVLVIDDEPSILAGISFLLGSWGCEVLTAEDAQQAMEAVHQWMQPPDIVISDLRLREGTGLDVIALLDRYYRRRPGDPPPFARVLITGETRSDYLRNVDTATTQVLYKPVSPDRLLDVMVSAWSVHHAAV; from the coding sequence ATGCGTGACGTACCGGTTTCATGGCTGGAAAAGGTGTGGCGCCGCACGTCGCTCGTGCAACGCCTGACCTGCGTGGCGCTCGTGCCGACGGCGATCAGCGCCGTACTGCTGGTCACCCTGCTCACGCGACACCAGATGGACACCCTCCATGAGATGGGCCGCTCCACCGCCGACGCCATCGCCCAGCAGGCGTCCTCCGTCTCCGGCGACGCCCTGCGCGATGGGCAGCGCCGCGACCTCGGCCGCATCGCCCAATCGATCGTGCAATTGCCCCAGGTCGCTCGCGTGCGGATCGCCGATCCCGACGGCGAGATCCTCGCCGACCGGGTGAACGGCTCGGTGGACGACGACGAAAGCCTCACCGTATCGCGCGACGTGCTCGATCCGGTGAACCATCGCGTGGTCGGCTCGGTCACCGTGGACGTCAGCGTGGAAGATGCCGTTTCCGCGCAACGCGCCAGCGTGCACAACGCCCTGCTCTGGCTTTCCCTGAGCCTGTTCATCGCGATAGGCATCGGCTGGTCCACGGCCCGCTGGCTGAGCGCCCCGCTACGCAACCTTGCCATCGCGGTACGCCAGCTGGGCCTGGGCGACCGCACCGTGGTGGTGCCGGTCACCGACGACACCGAGATCGGCGACCTGCAACGCGGCTTCAACGGCGCGGCATCGAAGCTGCTGCACGCGCAGATCGGCATGGAACGCGAGATTGCCCAGGCCACCGAGGAATTGGCCCGCAAGAACGCGGCGCTGGAGGCCGCCAGCGTGGCGAAGGCGCGTTTCCTGGCGGCCGCCTCCCACGACCTGCGCCAACCCCTCTACGCACTCACGCTGTTCTCCTCGGGCCTGGCCGTGGACGAATTCGACCCGGTGCGGCTCAACCGCATCGCGCACATCCAGGAATGCGTCGAGGCGCTCGACCACCTGTTCAGCGAACTGCTCGACCTCTCGCGCCTGGAGACGGGCGCCATGCCACCGGTGATCCGTGACGTGGCGCTCGACGAGGTATTCGAGGAAGTGAGCGTCAACTTCCGCATGGTGGCCGAACAGCACGACCTCCGTCTCGTGGTGCGCACCACGGGCCTGTGGGTACGCAGCGACCGCACCATGGTCGCCCGCATCCTGAACAACCTGGTGAGCAACGCCTTGCGTTACACGCGTTGCGGCGGCGTGCTGGTGGGCGCGCGACGCCGCCTCGACGGCACCGTGCGCGTGGACGTCTGGGATACCGGCCTGGGCATCGCCCAGGAGCACCAGAGGCACATCTTCGACGAGTTCTACCGCGTGGAAAGCGGCCCCGAGGCGGGCCGGCCCGAGGGCACCCGCCGCGGCCTCGGCCTGGGGCTCTCGACCGTGCAGCGTCTTGCCGGGCTGCTCGGCACCCAGGCCAGCGTGCGATCGACGCTGGGCAAGGGCAGCGTCTTTTCGGTCACGCTCCCCGAAGTCCAGCCGGGCGTGCAGGAAATCGCGCCGGCGCCGCTGTCGGAACCCGCCCCGCGCCGGGACATCACCGGCATGCGCGTGCTGGTGATCGACGACGAGCCGAGCATCCTCGCCGGCATCAGCTTCCTGCTGGGCAGCTGGGGCTGCGAGGTACTGACCGCCGAAGACGCCCAGCAGGCCATGGAGGCCGTGCACCAGTGGATGCAGCCGCCGGACATCGTCATTTCCGACCTGCGCCTGCGTGAAGGCACGGGGCTGGACGTGATCGCCCTGCTGGACCGCTACTACCGTCGCCGGCCCGGCGATCCGCCCCCGTTCGCCCGCGTGCTCATCACCGGCGAGACGCGCAGCGACTACCTGCGCAACGTGGATACGGCGACGACGCAGGTGCTCTACAAGCCGGTGTCGCCCGACCGGCTGCTCGACGTAATGGTTTCGGCGTGGTCTGTCCATCATGCAGCCGTCTGA
- a CDS encoding nucleoside deaminase, which translates to MMYAQVHLTLPAWVHQAVKTDIPYTGDEPKIRLAVELSALNVERATGGPFGAVVFDQHDRIVAVGVNRVVPHTCSVAHAEMMAYMLAQQRMQRFRLNTDNDGRRSGAFTLATSSQPCCQCYGATVWAGIDTLLIGARADDVEELTPFDEGPLPADWAGELERRGIAVRRDILRDQAREVLRAYGESGVRY; encoded by the coding sequence GTGATGTATGCCCAGGTCCACCTCACGCTGCCGGCGTGGGTCCACCAGGCGGTAAAGACCGACATCCCGTACACCGGCGACGAGCCGAAGATCCGCCTTGCCGTCGAGCTGTCCGCGCTCAACGTCGAGCGCGCCACCGGCGGTCCCTTCGGAGCCGTCGTGTTCGACCAGCACGACCGCATCGTCGCCGTGGGCGTCAACCGCGTGGTACCCCACACCTGCTCGGTGGCCCACGCCGAAATGATGGCGTACATGCTCGCGCAGCAGCGCATGCAGCGCTTCCGCCTCAACACCGACAACGACGGCCGCCGTAGCGGCGCCTTCACGCTCGCCACCAGCTCACAACCCTGTTGCCAGTGCTACGGCGCCACCGTGTGGGCCGGCATCGATACCTTGCTGATCGGCGCCCGCGCCGACGACGTGGAAGAACTCACCCCGTTCGACGAAGGCCCCCTCCCCGCCGACTGGGCGGGCGAACTCGAACGCCGGGGCATCGCCGTGCGTCGCGACATCCTGCGCGACCAGGCCCGCGAGGTCCTGCGCGCCTACGGCGAATCCGGCGTCCGTTACTGA
- the phnD gene encoding phosphate/phosphite/phosphonate ABC transporter substrate-binding protein: MLGSAKWRALGFVLLVLLACASADHAFADDEDPSAPLTFGILPIGGPAESLEAWRPMLDDLQKSLGRPVRSVSVTTYEGIAQAISEQRVDIAFLSGRLALDAVTRQNMRTIAQLTRTDGSKGYYAVLLAADGSRIRTLDQMLTHPGRWTFARGESLSVSGYLVPETQLFAARGLDSDTFFAHVHVDNHQNNALAVANGEVDVATNNTADLERFRQHFPEQYARLRIIWKSSLIPHAVIVVRNDLPPSLRDRIATFITSYGKGGNGAREQANLKLIHDISGFAPANDDELVPFANIEYSLEKRRASSAQWVSEAARQARLRKIEADHDRLVAQLHGK, translated from the coding sequence ATGCTTGGTTCGGCAAAGTGGCGCGCGCTCGGATTCGTCTTGCTGGTGCTCCTCGCGTGCGCCTCGGCGGATCACGCCTTCGCCGACGACGAAGACCCCAGCGCTCCGCTCACCTTCGGCATCCTGCCCATCGGCGGTCCGGCGGAATCGCTGGAAGCCTGGCGCCCGATGCTCGACGACCTGCAGAAATCGCTGGGGCGCCCGGTGCGCTCCGTCTCGGTCACCACCTATGAAGGCATCGCCCAGGCGATCAGCGAACAGCGGGTGGACATCGCCTTCCTTTCCGGCCGTCTCGCGCTGGATGCCGTCACCCGGCAGAACATGCGCACGATCGCCCAGCTCACCCGTACGGACGGCTCGAAGGGCTATTACGCCGTGCTGCTTGCCGCCGACGGTTCGCGCATCCGCACGCTCGACCAGATGCTCACGCATCCGGGCCGCTGGACGTTCGCGCGCGGCGAATCGCTTTCGGTGTCGGGATACCTCGTTCCGGAGACGCAGCTCTTCGCGGCCCGCGGCCTCGACTCGGACACGTTCTTCGCCCACGTGCACGTGGACAACCACCAGAACAACGCGCTGGCGGTCGCGAACGGCGAAGTGGACGTGGCCACGAACAACACCGCGGACCTGGAGCGTTTCAGGCAGCATTTCCCCGAGCAGTACGCCCGCCTGCGCATCATCTGGAAATCCTCGCTCATTCCGCACGCGGTGATCGTGGTGCGCAACGACCTGCCACCGTCGCTGCGCGATCGGATCGCGACGTTCATCACGTCTTACGGCAAGGGCGGCAACGGAGCGCGCGAGCAGGCGAACCTCAAACTCATCCACGACATCAGCGGTTTCGCCCCGGCCAACGACGACGAGCTGGTTCCCTTCGCCAACATCGAATACAGCCTGGAAAAACGCCGCGCAAGCTCCGCCCAATGGGTCAGCGAAGCGGCCAGGCAGGCTCGCCTGCGCAAGATCGAGGCCGATCACGACCGCCTCGTGGCGCAGTTGCACGGCAAGTGA
- a CDS encoding LuxR C-terminal-related transcriptional regulator, which produces MRILIADDHRLIIEGVKLKLRELGDHVEFVEAETVEQLRHLLDTSPLPDLALIDMAMPGAEGTDHIKHAVERLRDGADEAGMSHARPVVVLSGTEDSSAIRHVLDLGVQGYIPKSSSPDVILNAVRLVAGGGVYVPPEAMKPAGNSAPMSSPFSTSAGDGLSTRERLATVLTERQIDVLKLLAKGKPNKLIARELEISEGTVKIHLAAIFRALHVRNRLEALVAAQHLGD; this is translated from the coding sequence ATGCGCATTCTGATCGCGGACGATCACAGGCTCATCATCGAGGGCGTGAAGCTCAAGCTTCGCGAGTTGGGTGATCACGTTGAATTCGTCGAGGCCGAAACGGTGGAGCAGTTGCGCCACCTCCTCGACACGTCGCCGCTGCCCGACCTTGCCCTGATCGACATGGCGATGCCGGGTGCCGAAGGCACCGATCACATCAAGCATGCGGTCGAACGCCTGCGCGATGGCGCGGACGAGGCTGGCATGTCCCATGCGCGCCCAGTCGTCGTGCTATCCGGCACCGAAGATTCCTCGGCGATCCGCCACGTCCTCGACCTCGGCGTGCAAGGCTACATTCCCAAGTCGTCGTCGCCGGACGTGATCCTGAACGCCGTGCGGCTGGTCGCCGGTGGAGGCGTCTACGTGCCGCCCGAGGCCATGAAGCCCGCCGGCAACAGCGCGCCCATGTCCTCGCCGTTTTCGACCTCGGCCGGCGACGGCCTGAGCACCCGCGAACGCCTGGCGACGGTACTCACCGAACGCCAGATCGATGTGCTCAAGCTGCTGGCGAAGGGCAAGCCGAACAAGCTGATCGCGAGGGAACTCGAAATCAGCGAAGGCACGGTCAAGATCCACCTCGCGGCGATCTTCCGCGCGCTCCATGTGCGCAACCGCCTCGAGGCCCTCGTCGCCGCGCAACACCTGGGCGACTGA